A genomic region of Micromonospora sp. NBC_01796 contains the following coding sequences:
- a CDS encoding Gfo/Idh/MocA family protein has protein sequence MTGRMSFVLVGFGYRAEAFWRLSTALPDVTCVGAVVRTPRTLPVPAFGSLADCLESVRPDFVVTALPRSANPGILVDAVARGVPVLTETPPAPDLPGLRALWAAVGGSGLVQVAEQYLLMPAHAARLAAVRSGIIGTPTQVQVSSTQQYHAVSLIRGLLDAGHAPATVRASRTTAPLLDPQNRAGWTDDQVPKPAATTIATVDFGGGRSGLYDFTDNQTRNQLRFRRILVRGTHGELRDDEVVHLPAPRTIVRSPLVRRQTGHDLDLDGFDTGTITLGSEVLYRNPYPGHRWNDDEIATATMLRAMAAWVRGEGPPPYPLAEGAQDHLIALAIEQAADSDRTVTTTAQAWTSSIGGIISG, from the coding sequence ATGACGGGCCGGATGTCGTTCGTGTTGGTCGGTTTCGGTTACCGGGCGGAGGCGTTCTGGCGGCTGTCCACCGCACTGCCCGACGTGACCTGCGTCGGCGCGGTGGTCCGTACGCCCAGGACCCTGCCGGTGCCGGCCTTCGGCTCGCTCGCCGACTGCCTGGAGTCGGTCCGGCCGGACTTCGTGGTGACCGCCCTGCCACGGTCCGCGAACCCGGGGATCCTGGTCGACGCGGTCGCCCGTGGGGTGCCGGTGCTGACCGAGACGCCGCCCGCCCCGGACCTGCCGGGTCTGCGTGCCCTGTGGGCCGCCGTCGGCGGGTCCGGGCTGGTGCAGGTCGCCGAGCAGTACCTGCTGATGCCCGCGCACGCGGCGCGGCTGGCGGCGGTCCGTTCCGGGATCATCGGTACGCCCACCCAGGTGCAGGTGTCCTCGACCCAGCAGTACCACGCGGTCTCCCTGATCCGGGGTCTGCTCGACGCCGGTCACGCCCCGGCGACGGTGCGTGCCTCCCGGACCACGGCACCGCTGCTCGACCCGCAGAACCGGGCCGGTTGGACCGACGACCAGGTACCGAAGCCCGCCGCCACCACCATCGCCACCGTGGACTTCGGCGGTGGGCGTTCCGGTCTGTACGACTTCACCGACAACCAGACGCGCAACCAGTTGAGGTTCCGGCGCATCCTGGTTCGCGGGACCCATGGCGAGCTGCGTGACGACGAGGTTGTGCACCTGCCGGCGCCGCGTACGATCGTCCGCTCGCCCCTGGTGCGGCGGCAGACCGGGCACGATCTGGACCTCGACGGCTTCGACACCGGGACGATCACGCTCGGCTCCGAGGTGCTGTACCGCAACCCGTATCCCGGTCATCGGTGGAACGACGACGAGATCGCCACCGCCACGATGCTCCGGGCGATGGCCGCCTGGGTACGTGGCGAGGGACCGCCGCCGTACCCGCTGGCCGAGGGGGCGCAGGATCACCTGATCGCACTCGCGATCGAGCAGGCCGCCGACAGCGACCGTACGGTCACCACGACCGCGCAGGCGTGGACCTCGTCGATCGGTGGCATCATTTCCGGATGA
- a CDS encoding alpha/beta fold hydrolase — MTAPTFVFVHGAASNSFTWAPMQRELALRGHRSLAVDLPGHGFGATFPVAYQAPQDLAGLATAPSAMAGIGHADNVAHVLDVVKRVREHGPVILVGHSRGGLTLTGVGNAAPELVDRLVYISAWCCVDDTPAGYQTSAENASSALAGVGRLIAANPAELGALRFNWRTADPELLAKLREATLADGTDDEFYGYLNTLEPDEGLDAGEERVDAGTWGRIPRTYVRLTADRSVPIALQDRFIAEADALTPDNRFDVRSLDVSHAGVLVRPGEAAALLSSLVRG, encoded by the coding sequence ATGACCGCCCCGACCTTCGTTTTTGTCCACGGTGCCGCCAGCAACTCGTTCACCTGGGCACCCATGCAGCGGGAGCTGGCCCTGCGCGGGCATCGTTCGCTCGCGGTCGACCTGCCCGGACACGGGTTCGGTGCGACGTTCCCGGTGGCGTACCAGGCGCCGCAGGATCTCGCCGGCCTGGCGACCGCGCCGAGCGCGATGGCCGGCATCGGACACGCGGACAACGTGGCCCACGTCCTGGACGTGGTCAAGCGGGTACGCGAGCACGGACCGGTGATCCTGGTCGGTCACAGCCGGGGTGGGCTCACCCTGACCGGGGTCGGCAACGCCGCTCCGGAGCTGGTGGACCGGTTGGTCTACATCTCGGCGTGGTGCTGCGTCGACGACACCCCGGCCGGCTACCAGACCTCGGCGGAGAACGCGTCGAGTGCGTTGGCCGGCGTCGGACGTCTGATCGCCGCGAATCCGGCGGAACTCGGTGCGTTGCGTTTCAACTGGCGTACCGCCGATCCCGAACTGCTCGCGAAGCTCCGGGAGGCGACGCTGGCCGACGGCACCGACGACGAGTTTTACGGGTATCTGAACACCCTGGAGCCGGACGAGGGTCTGGACGCCGGTGAGGAGCGGGTCGACGCCGGGACCTGGGGCCGGATTCCGCGTACGTACGTGCGGCTCACCGCCGACCGGTCGGTGCCGATCGCGCTCCAGGACCGGTTCATCGCCGAGGCGGACGCGCTGACTCCCGACAACCGGTTCGACGTCCGGTCGCTCGATGTCAGCCACGCCGGTGTACTGGTCCGCCCCGGCGAGGCTGCGGCCCTGCTCTCATCCCTGGTGCGGGGGTGA
- a CDS encoding TMEM175 family protein: protein MSRPVDDAGVRSDTTRAEGFSDGVLAIVITLLVLDLRVPEVENGHLLSGLLKQWPAYGAYVASYLYVAVVWLNHRATFNRIRIADRGLHWANLFVLFSTALLPFPTAVVSRALQDHNQQDQRVGIAFYALVSALLCVSWLVFFHYLTRHRELLEDGVHDRLYPSERLRALIGLVLYVVAGLIGYLVAPLASLAIFVLLPVFYGVTSAGLYNAPPFARRLVNRPPPPDA, encoded by the coding sequence GTGAGCAGACCAGTCGACGACGCCGGTGTCCGGTCGGACACCACGCGCGCCGAGGGTTTCAGCGACGGGGTCCTCGCGATCGTCATCACGCTGCTCGTCCTCGACCTTCGGGTTCCCGAGGTCGAGAACGGTCACCTGCTATCCGGACTTCTGAAGCAGTGGCCCGCGTACGGGGCATACGTCGCGTCGTACCTGTATGTCGCCGTTGTCTGGCTGAACCACCGGGCGACGTTCAACCGCATCCGGATCGCCGATCGGGGCCTGCACTGGGCGAACCTGTTCGTCCTGTTCAGTACGGCGCTGCTGCCGTTCCCGACCGCCGTGGTGTCACGCGCGTTGCAGGACCACAACCAACAGGACCAGCGCGTGGGCATTGCCTTCTACGCACTGGTCAGCGCGTTGCTCTGCGTGAGTTGGCTGGTGTTCTTCCACTACCTGACCCGGCACCGTGAACTGCTCGAGGACGGCGTCCACGACCGGCTGTACCCCAGCGAACGGCTCCGGGCGCTGATCGGGCTCGTCCTGTACGTCGTCGCCGGCCTCATCGGTTACCTGGTCGCGCCGCTCGCCAGCCTGGCGATCTTCGTCCTGCTGCCCGTGTTCTACGGCGTCACCAGCGCCGGCCTGTACAACGCGCCACCCTTCGCCCGCCGACTCGTCAACCGCCCTCCCCCACCGGATGCCTAG
- a CDS encoding type 1 glutamine amidotransferase domain-containing protein, whose product MAKGQQPLNGKRVAFLAADGMEEVEYTQPRAAAEQAGAEVHLISLASGEVQSMNQDIVPANRYPVDRTVDQVDPADYDALVLPGGTVNPDRLRMNPAAMDFVRAFFEQDKPIAAICHGPWSLVETGIVNGRTVTSYPSLRTDIHNAGGNWVDQQVQVDNGLITSRSPKDLPAFCDRMVEEFAEGRHTHPLATA is encoded by the coding sequence ATGGCCAAGGGCCAGCAGCCGTTGAACGGCAAACGAGTCGCTTTCCTCGCCGCCGACGGGATGGAGGAGGTCGAGTACACCCAGCCCCGTGCCGCCGCCGAACAGGCGGGCGCGGAGGTCCACCTGATCTCCCTCGCCTCCGGTGAGGTCCAGTCGATGAACCAGGACATCGTCCCGGCGAACCGGTACCCAGTGGACCGTACGGTCGACCAGGTCGATCCGGCCGACTACGACGCTCTGGTGCTGCCCGGCGGAACGGTCAATCCGGACCGGCTGCGGATGAACCCCGCGGCGATGGACTTCGTCCGGGCGTTCTTCGAGCAGGACAAGCCGATCGCCGCGATCTGTCACGGCCCGTGGTCGCTGGTCGAGACCGGGATCGTCAACGGCCGGACGGTGACCTCGTACCCGAGCCTGCGTACCGATATCCACAACGCGGGCGGCAACTGGGTCGACCAACAGGTCCAGGTCGACAACGGGCTGATCACCAGCCGTAGTCCCAAGGACCTTCCGGCGTTCTGCGACAGGATGGTGGAGGAGTTCGCCGAGGGAAGACACACCCACCCGCTGGCGACCGCCTGA
- a CDS encoding glycosyltransferase family 39 protein — protein MTSVSGSATSRTAPTVDGTASGSPPNVAWPALAAVAGTAGALMLAFSGRYGYHRDELYFLVAGRHPAWGYDDQPPLVPLLARLMDTVSGGSLVVLRLPSTIAVALGVLLVGLLAREFGGGRAAQLLAAVGWAAVPVVMISGHLLNTTPLDLLGWTTVGWLVTRWVRTRDDRLLLALGPVVGLGLQVKSLPLILVAALLGGVLVSGPRAVLRRPALWIAAVVALALWAPNLWWQATHGWPQLTMTGVIREDADFGGRAGLVPAQLLMLGPLLTPIWVAGLWRLLRSTDARPYRFLGWTYLLVLLVVLATGGREYYPIGAYPALVAAGAVATVGWLRRGVRPRLRRTGVVVLLAVHAVTTVGLALPVYPIRWLPDTPQAEVNYDAGETVGWPELAATVAGVHRDLPPEERADAVVLTRNYGEAGALDRYGRPLGLPTPYSGHVNYWRWGPPPDSARGPVIIVGRWNAEELASYCGTVTLAARHDNGYGLENEEQGVPVWVCRDLTMPWSQLWPRLRRF, from the coding sequence ATGACCAGCGTTTCCGGGTCCGCCACGTCCCGCACCGCGCCGACGGTCGACGGGACGGCATCCGGGTCGCCGCCGAACGTCGCCTGGCCCGCGCTGGCTGCCGTGGCCGGTACGGCCGGCGCGCTGATGCTCGCGTTCAGCGGGCGGTACGGCTACCACCGCGACGAGCTGTACTTCCTCGTCGCCGGGCGGCATCCCGCATGGGGGTACGACGACCAGCCGCCGCTGGTTCCACTGCTCGCCCGGCTGATGGACACCGTTTCCGGCGGTTCACTGGTCGTCCTGCGACTGCCGAGCACGATCGCCGTCGCGCTGGGCGTGCTGCTGGTCGGTCTGCTCGCCCGTGAGTTCGGCGGCGGACGGGCGGCGCAACTGCTGGCGGCCGTCGGCTGGGCTGCCGTACCGGTGGTGATGATCTCCGGTCACCTGCTCAACACCACACCGTTGGACCTGCTCGGCTGGACCACCGTCGGTTGGCTGGTGACCCGCTGGGTACGCACCCGCGACGACCGGCTGCTGCTGGCCCTGGGTCCGGTGGTCGGCCTCGGGCTGCAGGTCAAGAGCCTGCCACTGATCCTTGTCGCGGCCCTGCTGGGCGGGGTGCTGGTCAGCGGGCCGAGGGCCGTCCTGCGCCGCCCGGCACTGTGGATAGCGGCGGTGGTGGCACTGGCGCTCTGGGCGCCGAATCTCTGGTGGCAGGCGACCCACGGTTGGCCCCAGCTCACCATGACCGGGGTGATCCGCGAGGACGCGGACTTCGGTGGCCGGGCCGGGCTCGTACCCGCCCAGTTGCTGATGCTGGGTCCGCTGCTGACCCCGATCTGGGTCGCCGGACTGTGGCGGCTGCTGCGCTCCACCGACGCGCGACCGTACCGTTTCCTCGGTTGGACGTACCTGCTGGTCCTGTTGGTGGTGCTGGCGACGGGCGGGCGGGAGTACTACCCGATCGGGGCGTACCCCGCGCTGGTCGCGGCCGGTGCGGTGGCCACGGTCGGCTGGTTGCGTCGCGGGGTACGCCCACGGTTGCGTCGTACGGGGGTGGTGGTCCTGCTGGCCGTGCACGCGGTGACGACCGTCGGGCTGGCGTTGCCGGTCTACCCGATCCGGTGGCTGCCGGACACTCCACAGGCGGAGGTCAACTACGACGCGGGGGAGACGGTCGGCTGGCCGGAACTCGCCGCCACGGTGGCCGGGGTCCACCGGGACCTGCCACCGGAGGAGCGGGCCGACGCGGTCGTGCTGACCCGTAACTACGGCGAGGCGGGTGCGCTCGACCGGTACGGGCGCCCCCTCGGACTGCCCACCCCGTACAGCGGGCACGTGAACTACTGGCGCTGGGGTCCACCGCCGGACAGCGCCCGGGGTCCGGTGATCATCGTCGGCCGGTGGAACGCCGAGGAACTGGCCTCCTACTGCGGTACGGTCACCCTCGCCGCCCGCCACGACAACGGGTACGGCCTGGAGAACGAGGAGCAGGGCGTACCGGTATGGGTCTGTCGTGATCTGACGATGCCCTGGTCGCAGCTCTGGCCCCGACTCCGCCGCTTCTGA
- a CDS encoding DUF305 domain-containing protein, with protein sequence MRKATGMLALALAGLVMVGGGCGRGTDPDQVAPAPAAVALPDPAVSPSGPAPAPPDPALAVGSSAGAGSGASASPPNGVDLLFARMMIPHHAQAVRMSRDLLTKSGVSPRVVAIAEFIARDQQREVDEMNAWLESWDQPQVDPADPATARVHAGEGHGMLTEAQLAELAAAQGPAADRLYLTRMIEHHLGAIAMAKGAVSAGRNAYVRSLAKHVVNEQGAENEAMRRLIDA encoded by the coding sequence ATGCGCAAGGCAACCGGGATGCTGGCCCTCGCCCTGGCCGGTCTGGTCATGGTGGGCGGTGGTTGTGGTCGGGGCACGGATCCGGATCAGGTAGCGCCCGCCCCGGCGGCGGTGGCGCTGCCCGACCCGGCGGTGTCCCCGTCCGGGCCCGCGCCGGCTCCGCCCGACCCGGCGCTGGCCGTCGGTTCCTCGGCGGGTGCGGGAAGCGGGGCGTCGGCGAGCCCGCCCAACGGGGTGGATCTCCTCTTCGCCCGGATGATGATCCCGCACCACGCGCAGGCCGTACGGATGAGCCGGGACCTCCTGACCAAGTCCGGGGTGTCGCCGAGGGTGGTCGCGATCGCCGAGTTCATCGCCCGCGACCAGCAGCGCGAGGTCGACGAGATGAACGCCTGGTTGGAGAGCTGGGACCAGCCGCAGGTCGACCCGGCCGATCCGGCGACGGCGAGGGTGCACGCCGGTGAGGGGCACGGCATGCTCACCGAGGCGCAGCTCGCCGAACTGGCCGCCGCGCAGGGACCGGCCGCCGACCGCCTCTACCTGACCCGGATGATCGAGCATCATCTCGGCGCGATCGCGATGGCGAAGGGTGCGGTCTCGGCGGGACGGAACGCGTACGTGCGCAGCCTGGCCAAACACGTCGTCAACGAGCAGGGTGCGGAGAACGAGGCCATGCGCCGGCTGATCGACGCCTGA
- a CDS encoding copper amine oxidase, whose amino-acid sequence MRNRKLTALLGAATTVTLLGALAAAAPATAADERWTYCDADAMVKQELPNGSLWQLCWRMDDRTGLVLERVAYQGKRDANPITVLNQVTIAQLNVPYDSGANEWNDITSYGFGGRYLQQMSAVDCKGGSRRGVWTEDGQSETKVMCVKVEDTGLAYRLQGETPEQPIAKQGQDVVLRTIAKVGWYEYITEYRLQDDGAIAVRLGATGDLAPRDYTTVDDGWPLGAGQTDFATNHYHSAFWKVDFNIGGRGLEKVEQYDTAPTGETGTRAAIYHTTKTAVATEAPLNTALRRWWRVVSPTSKNSDGHNRSYELELGASDAYEAHPETQPDVTFTQYKPCEKFATFNLDPECPGRGILDYSDGESLTDPVMWVRVGYHHVPRDEDQSPMPVHWQGFDLLPRDYTATNPIGPASRLDVNGRP is encoded by the coding sequence ATGCGAAACAGGAAACTGACGGCGCTGCTCGGCGCCGCGACCACGGTCACCCTGCTCGGCGCACTCGCCGCGGCGGCACCGGCGACTGCCGCCGACGAACGCTGGACGTACTGCGACGCCGACGCGATGGTCAAGCAGGAGCTGCCGAACGGTTCGCTGTGGCAGCTCTGCTGGCGGATGGACGACCGTACCGGCCTGGTCCTGGAACGGGTCGCCTACCAGGGCAAGCGGGACGCCAACCCGATCACGGTGCTCAACCAGGTCACCATCGCCCAGCTCAACGTCCCGTATGACTCCGGCGCGAACGAGTGGAACGACATCACCTCGTACGGGTTCGGCGGGCGTTACCTGCAGCAGATGTCCGCGGTGGACTGCAAGGGCGGGTCGCGTCGAGGCGTCTGGACCGAGGACGGCCAGTCCGAGACCAAGGTGATGTGCGTGAAGGTCGAGGACACCGGGCTGGCGTACCGGTTGCAGGGCGAAACGCCCGAGCAGCCGATCGCCAAGCAGGGCCAGGACGTGGTTCTGCGGACCATCGCGAAGGTCGGCTGGTACGAGTACATCACCGAGTACCGGTTGCAGGACGACGGGGCGATCGCGGTCCGGCTCGGTGCGACCGGTGACCTGGCACCCCGCGACTACACCACGGTCGACGACGGTTGGCCGCTCGGTGCGGGGCAGACGGACTTCGCCACCAACCACTACCACAGCGCCTTCTGGAAGGTCGACTTCAACATCGGCGGACGGGGGCTGGAGAAGGTCGAGCAGTACGACACCGCCCCGACCGGTGAAACCGGCACCCGCGCCGCGATCTACCACACCACGAAGACCGCCGTCGCCACCGAGGCCCCGCTCAACACCGCGTTGCGCCGCTGGTGGCGGGTGGTCAGCCCGACCAGCAAGAACTCCGACGGCCACAACCGGTCGTACGAGCTGGAGCTGGGTGCGAGCGACGCGTACGAGGCGCACCCGGAAACCCAACCGGACGTCACGTTCACCCAGTACAAGCCGTGCGAGAAGTTCGCCACGTTCAACCTCGACCCGGAGTGCCCGGGTCGAGGCATCCTCGACTACTCCGACGGCGAGTCGCTGACCGACCCGGTGATGTGGGTCCGGGTCGGCTACCACCACGTGCCCCGCGACGAGGACCAGAGCCCGATGCCGGTGCACTGGCAGGGCTTCGACCTGCTGCCCCGTGACTACACCGCGACGAACCCGATCGGCCCGGCGTCCCGCCTGGACGTCAACGGCCGGCCGTGA
- a CDS encoding APC family permease, with translation MSALDDAIAGALARPARPVGPPPSGTGLDRRRLSALPVAAQAVANVAPSPGMMAASGMVAWLGVAVVPVYLLATLAMVLVGSCVAQFARRMAAAGSLYTFVAKGLSPRTAFLTGCALLLAYLSLVGMCLLGSSRRLATLLADAGLIPVAEQERTVLLVTVLLGTILATCVVRGIQISAMVTLTLEAASVCVVLTALAVTAYRGVGIADTLAAPDLTASAVTGALMIAITGLVGFESGCALSVEARRPYAVVPRVVLWTPAVCGALMVAAAGLHIYGFSRHRGGSAVDGSALAGRAVAEVTPLLPVLLQLGLVSSLFACAMASANAAVRVLFSMGREQVTPPVFGRTHPRYRTPYVAAVTVIPAAVLTPGVLWLTGLPIRSISNALSVLATQGFLVTYVLVCLAMPVFLRRIGEHTRWASVAGLLGAVLLGAVFTGFWVETVRDGRAVLVAVFAGLLALGLLWFGRVRRRVPDVAVGFFDEATVEDILPGASPVGRR, from the coding sequence GTGAGCGCTCTCGACGACGCCATTGCCGGCGCGCTGGCCCGCCCGGCCCGTCCGGTCGGCCCGCCGCCGTCGGGGACCGGGCTGGACCGGCGCCGCCTGTCGGCGCTGCCGGTGGCCGCCCAGGCCGTGGCGAACGTCGCCCCGTCACCGGGGATGATGGCGGCCAGCGGGATGGTCGCCTGGCTCGGTGTGGCGGTTGTGCCGGTGTATCTGCTGGCCACGCTCGCCATGGTGCTGGTCGGATCCTGTGTGGCCCAGTTCGCCCGGCGAATGGCGGCGGCCGGCTCGCTCTACACCTTCGTCGCCAAGGGACTGTCACCCCGTACGGCGTTCCTGACCGGTTGCGCGTTGCTGTTGGCGTACCTGTCGCTGGTTGGTATGTGCCTGCTGGGGTCCTCCCGGCGGCTGGCGACGCTGCTCGCCGACGCGGGCCTGATCCCCGTCGCCGAGCAGGAGCGGACGGTGCTGCTGGTGACCGTGCTGCTCGGCACGATCCTGGCCACCTGCGTGGTACGCGGCATCCAGATCTCCGCGATGGTCACGCTCACCCTGGAGGCGGCCTCGGTCTGCGTGGTGCTCACCGCGCTCGCGGTCACCGCCTACCGGGGGGTGGGCATCGCCGACACCCTGGCCGCACCGGACCTGACCGCCAGCGCGGTCACCGGTGCGCTGATGATCGCGATCACCGGGTTGGTCGGTTTCGAGAGCGGTTGTGCGTTGAGCGTCGAGGCCCGGCGGCCGTACGCGGTCGTTCCCCGGGTGGTGCTCTGGACCCCGGCCGTCTGCGGTGCGCTCATGGTGGCCGCCGCCGGGCTGCACATCTACGGTTTCAGCCGGCACCGGGGCGGGTCCGCCGTGGACGGTTCGGCGCTGGCCGGGCGGGCGGTCGCCGAGGTCACCCCGCTGTTGCCGGTCCTGCTCCAACTGGGGCTGGTCTCGTCGCTGTTCGCCTGCGCGATGGCGTCGGCGAACGCCGCCGTCCGGGTGCTCTTCTCGATGGGTCGCGAGCAGGTCACCCCGCCGGTGTTCGGGCGTACCCACCCGAGGTACCGGACGCCGTACGTCGCGGCCGTGACGGTGATCCCGGCTGCCGTACTCACGCCGGGCGTGCTCTGGCTGACCGGTCTGCCGATACGGTCGATCTCGAACGCCCTGTCCGTCCTCGCCACCCAGGGTTTCCTGGTCACGTACGTGCTGGTCTGCCTGGCCATGCCGGTGTTCCTGCGCCGGATCGGCGAGCACACCCGGTGGGCCAGCGTCGCCGGACTGCTCGGTGCGGTGCTGCTCGGAGCCGTCTTCACCGGGTTCTGGGTGGAGACCGTACGTGACGGCAGAGCCGTCCTGGTCGCCGTCTTCGCCGGTCTGCTCGCGCTCGGCCTGCTCTGGTTCGGCCGGGTACGCCGGCGGGTGCCGGACGTCGCCGTCGGTTTCTTCGACGAGGCCACCGTCGAGGACATCCTGCCCGGCGCTTCGCCGGTCGGCCGGCGCTAG
- a CDS encoding IclR family transcriptional regulator: MTKPPRHPPAELAGRQPAAVVSALTVLEEVARAGPGVTAKEISTALGLPPATTYRLVNLLVAEEYLVRLADLRGFALGRKVIELAGAAAREALPPGVPEVVTALRTRVRLAVHLVRYRDGRLRLVDPDPDHPPSPEALLARHLHASAVGKLLLAERRDLLPVSLVRLTPATITRPDLLDLELAGVRSEQTARQLGELRRDRGCLAFPVRGRAGHLLAGLAVSTSPDRVGRLDRAVLRLVGRCVDELADLLAPDPT, from the coding sequence ATGACCAAGCCGCCCCGCCACCCACCGGCCGAGTTGGCGGGTCGCCAGCCGGCCGCCGTGGTCTCCGCGCTGACCGTGCTGGAGGAGGTCGCGCGGGCGGGTCCCGGGGTGACCGCGAAGGAGATCTCGACCGCGCTGGGTTTACCGCCGGCCACCACGTACCGGCTGGTGAACCTGCTGGTCGCGGAGGAGTACCTGGTCCGGCTGGCCGACCTGCGCGGGTTCGCGCTCGGCCGGAAGGTGATCGAGCTGGCCGGGGCCGCCGCCCGGGAGGCGCTGCCGCCGGGTGTGCCGGAGGTGGTGACCGCCCTGCGCACCCGCGTACGCCTCGCCGTGCACCTGGTCCGCTACCGGGACGGCCGGCTGCGGCTGGTCGACCCGGACCCGGACCATCCGCCGTCGCCGGAGGCGCTGCTGGCCCGGCACCTGCACGCCTCGGCCGTGGGCAAGCTGCTGCTCGCCGAGCGGCGGGATCTGTTGCCGGTGTCGCTGGTCCGGCTCACCCCGGCCACCATCACCCGTCCGGACCTGCTCGACCTGGAACTGGCCGGGGTACGCAGCGAGCAGACGGCCCGCCAGCTCGGCGAGTTGCGCCGGGACCGGGGTTGTCTGGCGTTCCCGGTTCGTGGCCGGGCCGGTCACCTGCTTGCCGGTCTGGCCGTGAGCACCAGCCCGGACCGGGTCGGCCGGTTGGACCGGGCGGTCCTGCGGCTGGTCGGCCGGTGTGTCGACGAGTTGGCCGACCTGCTGGCGCCCGACCCGACCTGA
- a CDS encoding DUF72 domain-containing protein produces MSTSWPTCWRPTRPDPPAFRPPNLRVDVTALDATLARFPEGVRVAVEPRHASWWTAETRRVLEVRGAALCWADRRSRPVTPLWRTADFGYLRLHEGRARPWPRYGRVALGSWLDRIEGTYGDPDPVYVYFNNDPGGAAIVDASALAMIARRRNLPVTRTPGA; encoded by the coding sequence GTGTCGACGAGTTGGCCGACCTGCTGGCGCCCGACCCGACCTGACCCGCCCGCTTTCCGGCCGCCGAACCTGCGCGTCGACGTGACCGCGCTGGACGCCACCCTGGCCCGGTTCCCCGAGGGCGTACGGGTGGCGGTCGAGCCGAGGCACGCGTCGTGGTGGACCGCCGAAACCCGGCGGGTTCTGGAGGTACGAGGTGCCGCCCTGTGCTGGGCCGACCGGCGCAGCCGACCGGTCACCCCGCTGTGGCGTACGGCGGACTTCGGTTATCTGCGGCTGCACGAGGGCAGGGCCAGGCCGTGGCCGCGCTACGGGCGGGTCGCCCTCGGTTCCTGGCTGGACCGGATCGAGGGCACCTACGGGGACCCGGACCCGGTGTACGTCTACTTCAACAACGATCCGGGCGGGGCGGCCATCGTCGACGCGAGCGCCCTGGCCATGATCGCCCGTCGGCGGAACCTGCCGGTCACCCGTACGCCGGGCGCCTGA
- a CDS encoding DUF1345 domain-containing protein, translated as MSRLPASAQRVHSGVELAAVGIIGICVGVPVSVLYSPILGPLAGWDAAALAYLIWVWMIIWPMDSEQTAHLAVRQDPNRTVRDLLLLGACLVSLVAIGFVLAEGNPPDLAKPIRVGAAVVSIVLSWSVVHTVFTARYARIYYTGPDGGIEFHQTPPPRYADFAYVAFTIGLTFQVSDTDLTTTEMRSTALRHALLAYLFGAVIIGAAINLVAGLAHP; from the coding sequence TTGAGCAGACTTCCGGCGTCGGCCCAGCGGGTGCACTCCGGGGTGGAACTGGCTGCGGTCGGGATCATCGGCATCTGCGTCGGGGTGCCGGTGAGCGTCCTCTACTCGCCGATCCTCGGCCCGCTGGCCGGGTGGGATGCCGCTGCTCTCGCCTACCTGATCTGGGTCTGGATGATCATCTGGCCGATGGACTCGGAGCAGACCGCGCATCTGGCGGTGCGGCAGGATCCCAACCGGACGGTGCGTGACCTGCTCCTACTGGGCGCGTGTCTGGTGAGCCTGGTCGCGATCGGCTTCGTGCTGGCCGAGGGGAACCCGCCCGACCTCGCCAAGCCCATCCGGGTCGGCGCGGCCGTGGTGAGCATCGTGCTGTCCTGGAGCGTCGTGCACACCGTGTTCACCGCCCGGTACGCCCGGATCTACTACACCGGACCCGACGGCGGGATCGAGTTCCACCAGACGCCACCGCCCCGGTACGCCGACTTCGCGTACGTGGCGTTCACCATCGGCCTGACCTTCCAGGTGTCGGACACCGACCTCACGACCACCGAGATGCGCAGCACCGCGCTGCGGCACGCGCTACTGGCCTACCTGTTCGGAGCGGTGATCATCGGCGCCGCCATCAACCTGGTCGCCGGCCTCGCCCATCCGTGA